The genomic stretch CGGAAGCGGCGGACGGGCTCGGGCGCGGCGAGGGTGCGGAAGGAGCCGTGGCGCCGCCAGCGGAAGGGCCGGCCGCGCCAGGAGGGGCAGGGGTCCCACGGGCAGTAAGGCGGCGTCCAGGCCGGATCGGCGGGCCGGGGCCCGTCGAAGAAGGTGCAGGGGACGGTCTCGGGGCGTTTCACGCCGGACGGATGACGCAAGAACCGGGCCGCGGGGCGGGATGGCGCGCAACGTCCGGCGGGTGCGCGGGTTGGCCGCGGGGGGGCGGAGGCCGCTAGCGCCAATCCCGTCCGCCGGCGGACGGAACGTCCGGACACCGTCCGGACAGCGGCCCGCCGCCGGCCGCCCGCGGCGCGCGCAACAGGCTCGGCTTCACCGTGCGTCAGTCTTCGTAGAAGCCGCGGGTCAGGACGGTGCGGCCGCGCGGCTTGACGAGCGCGACCTCGAGCGAGTGGCTCCCGCGCGGGCGCGCGGGCTTCCTGATCTGCAGCAGGTAGTGGCCGGAGATCGTCGCCGCCGCGCGCCGCACGGCCGCCAGCGGGAAGTCGTTCGTCTTGGCGAACGCCCCGCCGGTGTCGGCGGCCATCGAGCGCATCGGCGCTTCGAGCGACTGCCAGTCGGTGTCGGTGATGTCGAGCGCGGTGACCGTCGTGCGGGAGCGGATCAGCGCGCGGCGCGCGGCGGTGAACTCGCCGTTCGTCGTCACGCCGTCCGCGGTCTGGCGGCCGAGCCCCCAGCCGAGGAAGACCATCGTCTTCGAGCCGGGCACCCCGGCGAGCCCCTTGGCCAGCGCCTCCAGCGCGGCCTCGGGGGTCGCCGACTCCGCCGCGGCGCGCGCGTCGAGATGCGCGGCGAGCGACGGCTCGGCCTGCGGCGCGGGGAAGTCGGGCGGGCGGTCGAAGGAGAGGATCCGTTCGCGCAGCTCCCGCGCGATCGCCGCGTGGTCCTTCGTGAAGTCGAAGTGGACGTTGAGGCGCGAGTCGTGCGAGACGAGGGCCACGAGGTCGTTCGGCTCGAGCTGCTCGACGAACCGCGCGGCGTAGTGGGTCATCCGCAGCGGCCCCGCGTCGCGGGCGATGCTGATCCGGCGCTGGAAGAAGAGGACGATCAGGCGTCCCGCCGCCGGCGCGGGCGCGGCCACGGGAGCGCCGGGCTTGGCCGGCTCGACGACGCGCGCGGCGAGGGCCTCG from bacterium encodes the following:
- a CDS encoding VWA domain-containing protein, whose amino-acid sequence is MIRFVRTLLALLPPLLAAAGGFSAAQETRDSGLVEKVEVARLLVEARVLDAQGRAVEGLGPADFRVFVDGEPADLISAEWTTGALEEGEALAARVVEPAKPGAPVAAPAPAAGRLIVLFFQRRISIARDAGPLRMTHYAARFVEQLEPNDLVALVSHDSRLNVHFDFTKDHAAIARELRERILSFDRPPDFPAPQAEPSLAAHLDARAAAESATPEAALEALAKGLAGVPGSKTMVFLGWGLGRQTADGVTTNGEFTAARRALIRSRTTVTALDITDTDWQSLEAPMRSMAADTGGAFAKTNDFPLAAVRRAAATISGHYLLQIRKPARPRGSHSLEVALVKPRGRTVLTRGFYED